A region of Vibrio tubiashii ATCC 19109 DNA encodes the following proteins:
- a CDS encoding VOC family protein, whose product MEPRVSIITLGVRDLERSYQFYSKLGFPSSKNPEEGIIFFKTGGVCLALYPLDALAKDVSPDMAVVKEGFSGVTLAHNTRSKQEVDDVLALAVSAGAKLEKPAQDVFWGGYSGYFSDPDGYLWEVAYADFWQFNQDGSLVIE is encoded by the coding sequence ATGGAACCACGTGTCAGCATAATTACTTTAGGGGTGCGAGATTTAGAACGCTCATATCAGTTTTATTCCAAGCTAGGTTTTCCTTCCTCCAAAAATCCTGAAGAGGGGATCATCTTTTTCAAAACGGGTGGCGTGTGCTTAGCTTTGTATCCGTTAGATGCATTAGCAAAAGATGTTTCGCCGGATATGGCGGTTGTCAAAGAGGGCTTTAGTGGGGTGACGCTCGCACACAATACCCGTTCAAAGCAGGAAGTGGATGATGTGTTAGCGCTTGCGGTCAGTGCAGGAGCCAAGCTAGAAAAACCAGCACAGGATGTGTTCTGGGGTGGCTACAGCGGTTATTTCTCTGATCCAGATGGTTATTTATGGGAAGTGGCCTACGCCGATTTTTGGCAGTTCAATCAAGACGGCTCACTGGTTATTGAATAG
- the gloA2 gene encoding SMU1112c/YaeR family gloxylase I-like metalloprotein — MELKRIHHVAVICSDYEVSKRFYTQVLKLAVIAENYRAERDSYKLDLALPDGGQIELFSFPNPPARPTSPEAQGLRHLAFSVDSVEQYAAYLMQCDVEVEPIRVDEFTGKPFTFFKDPDGLPLELYQD, encoded by the coding sequence GTGGAGCTCAAAAGAATACATCATGTTGCGGTTATTTGTTCTGATTACGAGGTTTCAAAACGTTTCTATACCCAAGTTCTGAAGTTAGCCGTTATCGCTGAAAACTACCGCGCCGAGCGGGATTCCTACAAACTTGACCTTGCTTTGCCTGATGGGGGACAGATTGAGTTGTTCTCTTTTCCTAACCCGCCAGCAAGGCCAACCAGTCCAGAAGCGCAGGGTTTAAGGCACTTGGCATTTAGCGTTGATTCGGTAGAGCAGTACGCCGCTTATTTGATGCAGTGTGATGTGGAAGTTGAGCCGATTCGAGTTGATGAGTTTACTGGTAAGCCGTTTACCTTTTTCAAAGATCCTGACGGCTTACCGTTAGAGCTTTATCAAGATTAG
- a CDS encoding Cof-type HAD-IIB family hydrolase: MPTPDIKFVATDMDGTLLDENSQLNPEFFNLYQQIEEKGIIFAAASGRQYYSLMETFSPINDRMMFIAENGTLVMHKGEELYSCEIDKPSIKSIIEAARGISGAQIVLCGKHSAYIETQDQQALEEFAKYYHKCQYVDDLLNVDDDFIKVAICHFDGTEELVFPTFDQAFGQTHQVVVSAKIWLDVMNAEASKGAAIEHLQNTLNFTHEQTMSFGDYLNDLEMLKASYHSYAMDNAHPKIKEIARFQAPSNREAGVFTVIQRELLS; this comes from the coding sequence ATGCCGACACCTGATATAAAGTTCGTAGCCACCGATATGGATGGCACGCTTCTCGATGAAAATAGCCAACTCAATCCAGAGTTTTTTAATCTATACCAGCAAATAGAAGAGAAAGGCATTATCTTCGCTGCGGCCTCTGGGCGACAGTACTACAGCCTAATGGAGACCTTCTCACCAATTAATGATCGCATGATGTTCATTGCTGAAAACGGCACATTGGTGATGCACAAAGGTGAAGAATTGTATAGCTGTGAGATCGACAAACCTTCAATCAAATCAATTATTGAGGCAGCTAGAGGCATTTCTGGCGCGCAAATTGTTCTATGTGGCAAACATTCAGCGTATATCGAAACGCAAGATCAGCAAGCGCTTGAGGAGTTCGCTAAGTATTACCACAAGTGTCAGTATGTAGACGATCTGCTTAATGTAGATGATGATTTCATCAAGGTCGCTATCTGCCACTTCGACGGTACAGAAGAGCTGGTTTTCCCTACTTTCGACCAAGCGTTTGGTCAGACCCATCAAGTGGTTGTGAGTGCCAAAATCTGGCTCGACGTGATGAACGCTGAAGCTTCAAAAGGCGCTGCGATCGAGCACCTACAAAACACGCTCAACTTTACTCACGAGCAAACCATGAGTTTTGGTGATTACCTTAATGATCTAGAGATGCTTAAGGCGAGCTATCATTCATACGCAATGGATAATGCTCACCCTAAGATTAAAGAGATTGCACGCTTTCAGGCGCCAAGCAATCGTGAGGCTGGTGTGTTTACCGTCATTCAGCGTGAACTACTAAGCTAA
- a CDS encoding HDOD domain-containing protein, giving the protein MKLLLVDDERMILNGLKRALFGTGWKIFTAEGGEEALQFLEEHEVDLIISDMLMPKMNGAELLEEVSKRHPGIIRASLSGYSDPDVTIKGGFFAHQAFMKPCDPSVIKAEVQRIEEILELFPDRVIQNAIGTITSLPVAPKLFFDVKRTLMDPNSSMHDVAKLISEEPAMCAKIIQISNNAIFRGRKEIKSISEAITRLGGQVVTNIIAMLEVYSVSMNEPSKPLEKIQSHSLKVAKLASTLVEPDLKDTTFLVGILHRIGEYVRMKIAPDLMSAFLNPRTKGNDKSHLEHYLFKTKSEQLGGYLLHFWGFPLPIIEGVLNHDDPEKLMESDFSPACAVYIANSILSGKAVNEEFAAHFDLESTLAVLEQNHQV; this is encoded by the coding sequence ATGAAGCTGCTGCTAGTTGATGATGAACGCATGATCCTGAACGGATTAAAGCGAGCCCTTTTTGGAACTGGATGGAAAATATTTACCGCAGAAGGCGGTGAAGAGGCTTTGCAGTTTCTGGAAGAGCATGAGGTCGATTTAATTATCTCAGACATGCTTATGCCGAAGATGAACGGTGCTGAACTACTTGAAGAGGTGAGTAAAAGGCACCCAGGTATTATACGTGCATCATTGTCCGGGTATTCGGATCCAGATGTCACAATAAAAGGCGGTTTTTTCGCCCACCAAGCTTTTATGAAACCTTGCGATCCAAGTGTCATCAAGGCGGAAGTCCAGCGTATTGAAGAGATTCTTGAATTGTTCCCTGATCGAGTGATTCAAAATGCAATTGGTACGATTACATCGCTGCCAGTAGCGCCCAAGCTGTTCTTTGATGTTAAGCGTACCTTAATGGATCCCAACTCCTCGATGCATGATGTGGCAAAGCTCATTAGTGAAGAGCCGGCAATGTGCGCTAAGATCATTCAGATATCTAATAATGCCATCTTTAGAGGACGCAAAGAGATCAAGAGTATCTCTGAAGCAATCACTCGTTTAGGTGGCCAAGTGGTTACCAATATTATCGCCATGCTTGAAGTCTATTCTGTCTCCATGAATGAACCGAGCAAGCCATTGGAAAAAATTCAATCGCACAGCCTTAAAGTCGCAAAGCTCGCCTCAACCTTAGTTGAACCGGATCTCAAAGATACGACTTTTCTAGTGGGTATTCTTCACCGTATTGGTGAATACGTCAGAATGAAAATAGCCCCAGATTTAATGAGCGCGTTTCTAAATCCTAGAACCAAAGGCAACGATAAATCGCACTTAGAACACTACCTGTTTAAAACCAAATCAGAGCAGCTTGGGGGATATCTACTGCACTTTTGGGGCTTTCCTTTGCCCATCATTGAAGGGGTCTTAAACCATGATGACCCAGAAAAGCTAATGGAGTCTGATTTTAGCCCAGCCTGTGCGGTGTATATCGCCAACTCTATTTTGAGTGGCAAAGCCGTCAATGAGGAGTTTGCTGCCCACTTTGATTTAGAGAGTACACTTGCCGTTTTAGAACAGAATCATCAGGTTTAA
- a CDS encoding MHYT domain-containing protein: protein MVEFWRFKSVDLADYSLLQGEFHYSLVLLSILVSSLAAYSCLIVIERMWSSNEAKTVSLWRLFGSIVFGLGVWAMHFTGMLAFMVPAQMSYHPGITALSFIPPVVGAYFAFQVLYSQRFSLLDIQLSALYLALGIGSMHYLGMEAMQMDALMVYDFVWFVLSILIAFLFACISIYMIKLRNRHYGENVTHRALIAPIMGLSVAGMHYTAMGAVSFYALSDTPTIHNHMSDAHNIALIVALFVLLICAATFVASIVDQRLQRAEHSIVASKLREQDILNNLADGVIIVDQEGIIDSINDMGLRMFEYEKEMIVHKNIEDLMPTFDKVSLRNCANNDLEHRSNLTTEGIKKDGRSFPIEVSLSALSIRNEEKELFNCVIRDISMRMELEQQLRQAQKLESMGQLAAGIAHEINTPTQYVSDNTIFLKDAFQTCLNTINQITQTIEKSGDESVDTLKAQIKSEIAEGDMDFIAEEIPLALDQSLEGLQRISRIVKAMKSFSHSSNHEMHQVDIAEAIESTITIARGEWRYVAEVETNFDSKLPAIPCYRDEFNQVMLNFIINAAHAIEEKFGRQDGSLGTIKVSTHFEENTAQIRIQDNGTGIPNNIIDRIFDPFFTTKDVGKGTGQGLSLAYSVIVDLHKGAISTNSTVGEGTTFTISLPLDNVSVGTEERLDNEAAAS from the coding sequence ATGGTAGAGTTTTGGCGATTTAAATCCGTTGACTTAGCGGATTACAGTTTACTCCAAGGAGAGTTTCATTACTCTTTGGTTTTGCTTTCCATTCTGGTCTCTAGCTTAGCCGCTTACTCTTGCTTGATCGTCATTGAGCGAATGTGGAGTTCTAATGAGGCGAAAACGGTCAGCTTGTGGCGTTTATTTGGCAGTATTGTATTTGGCCTTGGTGTCTGGGCAATGCATTTCACAGGCATGTTGGCGTTTATGGTGCCTGCGCAAATGTCCTATCACCCTGGTATAACCGCGTTGTCCTTTATCCCACCAGTCGTTGGCGCTTACTTCGCGTTTCAAGTCCTTTATAGTCAACGATTCTCACTATTAGATATTCAGCTTAGTGCCCTATATTTGGCACTAGGTATTGGTTCGATGCACTACCTTGGCATGGAAGCGATGCAGATGGACGCCTTGATGGTCTACGACTTCGTCTGGTTTGTTCTCTCTATTCTGATTGCTTTTTTGTTTGCTTGTATCTCAATCTATATGATTAAACTTCGCAACCGCCATTATGGAGAGAACGTTACTCATCGCGCCTTAATAGCTCCTATTATGGGTCTATCGGTCGCTGGTATGCATTACACCGCTATGGGCGCAGTCAGCTTTTACGCCTTATCCGATACTCCAACCATACATAACCATATGAGCGACGCTCATAATATTGCTTTGATCGTGGCTCTATTTGTGCTGCTAATCTGTGCTGCAACATTCGTCGCTTCTATTGTCGACCAGCGCCTCCAACGAGCAGAACATTCCATTGTCGCCAGTAAGCTGCGTGAGCAAGATATCCTGAACAACCTTGCCGACGGTGTCATTATCGTTGATCAAGAAGGCATCATAGATAGCATTAATGACATGGGATTAAGGATGTTCGAGTATGAAAAGGAAATGATCGTTCACAAGAACATCGAAGATCTAATGCCAACCTTTGATAAAGTCTCGTTGCGAAATTGTGCCAACAACGACTTAGAGCACCGAAGCAACCTAACCACTGAAGGGATTAAAAAAGATGGTCGCTCGTTTCCCATAGAAGTAAGCCTTTCTGCACTCTCAATTCGCAATGAAGAGAAGGAACTGTTTAACTGTGTTATCCGAGATATTTCGATGCGTATGGAACTTGAACAGCAGTTAAGGCAAGCTCAGAAATTGGAATCAATGGGACAACTCGCCGCTGGTATCGCTCACGAGATAAACACACCAACTCAATATGTTTCAGACAACACGATCTTTTTAAAAGACGCCTTTCAAACCTGTCTAAACACCATCAACCAGATTACACAAACCATTGAAAAGTCAGGAGATGAGTCTGTCGATACGCTAAAAGCACAGATTAAAAGCGAAATTGCTGAAGGCGATATGGACTTTATCGCAGAAGAAATCCCGCTCGCTCTGGATCAGTCCTTAGAGGGGCTGCAACGCATTAGCCGGATCGTAAAAGCGATGAAGTCTTTCTCACATTCGAGTAACCACGAAATGCACCAAGTCGATATTGCTGAAGCCATTGAGTCGACCATTACCATTGCACGCGGTGAGTGGCGCTATGTTGCTGAAGTAGAGACCAATTTTGACTCTAAATTACCTGCTATTCCTTGTTACCGTGATGAATTTAACCAAGTAATGCTTAACTTCATCATTAATGCGGCTCACGCAATCGAAGAAAAGTTTGGTCGCCAAGACGGCTCTTTGGGCACGATCAAGGTCTCAACACATTTCGAGGAAAATACTGCTCAGATTCGCATCCAAGACAATGGTACGGGTATACCGAACAATATTATTGACCGGATATTCGATCCTTTCTTTACCACAAAAGATGTTGGTAAAGGAACAGGGCAAGGGCTTAGTTTAGCTTACTCAGTTATCGTCGATTTACATAAAGGAGCAATTAGTACCAACAGTACTGTTGGAGAAGGAACGACATTTACAATTTCACTACCGTTAGACAACGTGAGCGTTGGCACTGAAGAGAGACTAGATAATGAAGCTGCTGCTAGTTGA
- a CDS encoding HD domain-containing phosphohydrolase, translating to MKKPVLLVDDEVNILNSFRRTLRSHVDIDLANSGEQALELIAKKQYAVIVSDMQMPVMNGLQLLQAVKEKSPDTVRMMFTGNADQQTAVDAVNLGDVFRFINKPCTPEQLLGFINAAIRQYELIVAEKVLLNKTLKGVINVLSDVVSLVSPEINDRSNKVQFHMQQLGKALNLKPHWSFEPMVQLSQLGFIIFPQSTLENIGSGQVVTEEDRQLFDQHPCLSSDLLKQIPRMSGIAKTILYQEKGFNGEGNPIDDVEGTDLPYGSRMLKVVCDYIKLESAGYTIPDAVEQLDNQDHLYDPSILSAFKSTLDFEPPKIFVDVSFLNPNMIIEQEIRTNRDQLIARKGQRVTQTLMNIVHHCLENKAVAGEVWVTMIEPEEHQQTESEEKAQNF from the coding sequence ATGAAGAAGCCAGTACTCTTAGTCGATGATGAAGTGAACATCCTTAATTCGTTTCGTCGGACTTTGAGAAGTCATGTCGATATTGATCTTGCAAACAGTGGCGAGCAAGCACTCGAACTCATCGCCAAGAAGCAGTACGCTGTGATTGTGTCTGATATGCAAATGCCTGTCATGAACGGACTTCAATTGCTGCAAGCCGTAAAAGAAAAGTCACCTGACACAGTACGCATGATGTTTACCGGTAATGCAGACCAACAAACAGCGGTCGATGCCGTCAACTTAGGTGACGTATTTCGTTTTATTAATAAGCCATGTACACCGGAACAACTACTAGGATTTATAAACGCTGCCATTCGGCAATACGAGCTTATCGTTGCAGAAAAAGTGCTGCTTAATAAGACGTTAAAGGGCGTCATTAATGTCCTGAGCGATGTTGTCTCTCTTGTCAGCCCTGAAATCAATGACCGCAGTAATAAAGTTCAATTCCATATGCAGCAGTTAGGTAAAGCGCTTAACCTAAAACCTCATTGGAGTTTTGAGCCTATGGTTCAGTTGTCTCAACTCGGCTTTATTATTTTTCCCCAAAGCACCTTAGAAAATATTGGTAGTGGACAAGTCGTCACTGAAGAAGATCGTCAACTCTTCGATCAACACCCTTGCCTTTCCTCTGATTTACTCAAACAAATCCCTAGGATGAGCGGGATCGCTAAAACTATTCTCTACCAAGAAAAAGGCTTTAATGGAGAAGGTAATCCTATTGATGACGTTGAGGGAACCGACTTACCCTACGGTTCAAGAATGCTTAAGGTTGTCTGCGACTATATAAAACTTGAAAGTGCTGGCTACACCATCCCTGATGCCGTTGAGCAACTCGACAACCAAGATCACCTTTATGACCCAAGCATTCTCAGCGCTTTTAAATCGACGCTCGATTTTGAACCACCAAAAATTTTCGTCGATGTCAGCTTCCTAAATCCCAACATGATTATTGAGCAGGAGATTCGAACCAACCGTGATCAACTTATTGCAAGAAAAGGGCAGAGAGTGACTCAAACTTTGATGAATATCGTGCACCACTGCCTAGAGAACAAAGCGGTAGCAGGGGAAGTCTGGGTAACCATGATAGAGCCAGAAGAGCACCAACAAACCGAGAGTGAAGAGAAAGCGCAGAATTTTTAA